One Melitaea cinxia chromosome 17, ilMelCinx1.1, whole genome shotgun sequence genomic region harbors:
- the LOC123661838 gene encoding uncharacterized protein LOC123661838 gives MDSKLTFREHVDTVVNQASKMLGFLKRNTKGFLHPETKTILFNSLVRSRLEFASVVWNPQYTTHSQRIESIQRSFTRHLAFHSSGISHKDTYDLRLKQFGMVSLYNRRILLDIIFLKKILSGYVDCADLLKHIKLSVPRKYPRHRITRLLYVPACRTNVLKGAPIPRLCSEYNRLTASLPDIDIFNDSVSSIRKKLTAHFYSLPSV, from the coding sequence ATGGACAGTAAGCTAACATTCAGGGAACACGTTGATACTGTGGTTAACCAGGCTTCCAAAATGCTAGGCTTCCTTAAAAGGAATACTAAAGGATTTCTACACccagaaacaaaaacaattttgtttaactCACTGGTGCGAAGCAGGCTTGAATTTGCATCAGTGGTCTGGAACCCACAATATACAACTCACTCACAGCGTATTGAAAGCATTCAAAGATCTTTTACGAGGCACCTGGCATTCCACAGTTCAGGTATATCCCATAAAGACACATATGATCTGCGGCTAAAACAATTTGGCATGGTATCGCTTTATAATCGCCGAATTCTGCTCGACATTATCTTCCTTAAAAAGATCTTGTCAGGTTATGTAGATTGTGCAGACTTACTTAAACACATAAAGCTGAGCGTCCCCCGAAAATATCCACGGCATCGCATTACCAGGTTACTATACGTTCCTGCATGTAGGACTAACGTTCTCAAAGGTGCTCCAATACCGCGATTATGTTCTGAGTACAACCGACTCACCGCGTCATTACcagatatagatatttttaatgattcagTCTCCAGCATTCGAAAAAAACTTACTGCACATTTCTATTCGTTACCCTCTGTATAA